GCGCAACCGCATCTCTTTAGATCGGTTCTAGCTGCATGTGCGATCACTTTGGAATCGCTTGAAAAGACGGTTTTTCTTTTTGCATCCCGCCGCGCCGTTACATATCGATAGGCTTACGCATCACCGATGAGCCCTGCCGTTTCATGATTGTTTGTTCCTGCAACGTCATCAGCGACCACGATGTCCGTAACGCCGTCAACGCCGCGGACGATCTTCCACGCAGTCCCAAGCAGGTCTATGACTGCCTCGGCTGCAGCGCCGAATGCGGCCGGTGCGCGCGCACCATCAAGACCATCATCGACGATGCCCTGGGCGCCTGCGCCAAGTCCTGCGGCGCCGGATGCCCGCACAGCGTGGCCGCCGCCGAGCCGCATGCCCATGCCGAGTTCGCGCTCGCGGCCTCCTGAAACCTGCAAAGATTCTCCCGCCTGCACCATCCGGGCCCGTTCGGCACGGGCAGTTGCCGCTTAATAGCGCATGATCTTGTCGCCAAACCGCTTACACTATAGCGGATCTTGCGCTAGTAGGCTTCTAAATCCACCTTACCTCGGCAGCGGGAGTGCATCATGCAGGGCGACGCAAAGGTCATCGAATATCTCAACAAGGGTCTGCGCAGCGAACTCACCGCCATCAACCAGTACTGGCTGCATTACCGGTTGCTCGCCAACTGGGGCCTGCTGGAAATGGCCAAGGTCTGGCGCAAGGAATCCATCGAGGAGATGGAGCACGCCGACAAGTTCACCGACCGGATCCTGTTCCTCGACGGCTTTCCCAACATGCAGGTGCTCGATCCCTTGCGGATCGGCCAGAACGTCAAGGAGATCATCGAGTGCGATCTCGCCGCCGAGATCAGCGCCCGCACGCTCTATCAGGAAGCGGCGACCTATTGCCATGGCGTCAAGGATTACGTCTCGCGCGACCTGTTCGAGAGCCTGATGAAGGACGAGGAACACCACATCGATTTCCTCGAAACCCAGCTTGATCTGATCAATCGCATCGGGCTCGAGCTCTACACCCAGAAGCATGTCGGCGGGCTCGAGAGCGGCGGCTAGGGCAACGCTCTTGTTCCCGTCAGACTTTGTTTGCGCTCGTCATGCCCGGCAAAAAGCGCGAAGACGTGCTTCGCACTTTTGTCCGGCCATGACGTAGGTTAGTTCGATTGTCTTACAGCTGCGTCTTGTAGCGCGCCTCGACCATGTCCTGCGGCTCCGGTTCGCCCAGCCTGGTCTGGTCGTGGATCACCTCGCTGATGCTGGGCATGACCGCGCGTTCGACCCGGGTGTCCGGCGACCACAGCTTCGATCGCATCAGCGCCTTGCCGCAATGGAAATAGGCCTCGTGCACGTCGATGCTCAGCACCGCGCGCGGCGGCTTGCCGAATTCCACCATCGACGCCATCAGCTCCGGATCCATCGACACCTTGCCCCTGCCGCCGACGCGCAGCGTCTCGTCGATGCCGGGCACGAAGAAGATCAGCTGCACGAAGCCCGAGCCCTCGACGATGTTCCTGAGACTGTCGATCCGGTTGTTGCCGGAGCGGTCGGGCATCAACAGCCGGTTCGGCCCGGCAACGTGGACGAATCCGGGATTGCCGCCGCGCGGCGAGGCATCGACGCTGCCGTCGCAGCCGGAGGTGGCAAGCACGCAGAACGGCGACATCGCGATGAATTTTTCCGAATGCGCGTCGATTTCCGGACGCGCTTTCGCGATCACGCGCGGCGATGGATCTGGATAGATCGTCTTGAGGTCGCTGGCGGCAAGCTCGGTCACGGTATTTCTCCGGCTGGAAGTGCGTTCGAAAAGTATCATGATGAAGCGCGTCCGCAAAGCGAGCGCGGCCTCATTCGAACGGCATCCGCGGGAAAGAAGCAGCTGATCACGATGCTGCCGCGATGATGCATGTTATGCGGCGCGGAATTAGGACTTCGCCGTTGGTTGCAGTTTGAGCAGCGTCTTCGGCGCGACGTTGCGCCACGCCATCGTGAGGGCGCTCCTGAGCGTCGTTTGGTCGGCTTTGGCGAGCCGCACATTGGTGTAGCCTTGCTTGCCCCATGCTCCGGGGACGGGACGGAAGATTTCGGGCTCTGCTTCGACCAGAACCGACTGCTGCTCGGGCGTGAGCTTCACCATGCCCCATTTGTCGTCGGGATAGCCGAGCGTCGCGAAGATGCGCTTGCCGGCGCGGAAGTCCGTGCGCCCCTGATGCGATCCCTCAATCGCTGCAGGCAGCGAAAGCGCGACACGGCGAAATCGGCTCGACGGCATCTGTGCTCTCTCCCGAAATACGGCCGCTTGGCAGCGGGCCTGGCATATGGCGGCTATTGCGTCGTCATGAGATCGCCGAACAGCGTGTAGTTGGCTTTCGGTCCCTGCATCACCAGCGTCCAGTGCGAAAAATCGTTGGCGCTGGTGCAGCTGTTGCCGGCGCCTTGCAGAATCAGCGTCAGCAGCTGGCGCGGCGCGATGCCGGGCCGGAACACGCCGCTGCCCGCGGCCGGCGCGGTGAGCTTCCATTCCTTGTAAAGCGCGGGCCCGTGCCCGCGGTCGGGGCGGTCGCGCGGGTCGACCTCGAACACCGACACCGTGTTGGGACGGGCCAGCGCCAAGGTGCCGGTGTGACCGGTATTGTCGCGGAACGACAGCACCAGCCGGTCGTCCAGCCATTTGGCCGTGACTTCGTAACTTCCCGAAGGCGTGGCGATGCCTTCGATCCCCTCGACGTCGCCTTCGCCGGTGAACAGCGTCGCCTTGCCGGAAAAGCGCAGGCTCTCGATCTCCTGGCGCTTGCCGGAATCCAGCGCCACCGTCGCGACGTTGCGCTGGCCTGCATTGGTGCAGCAGGCACAGGCGAAGGCGGACGAGGCGGCGCCGACCAGGACAAGCAAAGCTGCGGCAAGGCGAAGGCCATGGCGGATCAATTCGGTCATCGGCTGTTCCTTCGCCGCGTCATCGGATGATCGACGTGGCGGCTGACGCGTTCCACGGGAGGGCCGGGGCGTTCGCGCAAGCTAGGCCTTGTCCTCGACATCGGTGTTGGGACGGTCGATGCCGGCGGCGGTTTCGGTGTGCCAGATGCCGTCGGGGGTCTCGTATTCGATCACCTCGGTGCGCCCGGGCACGCGCTGTTCGGCGGCGGCGCGCTTGGCGGCGGCAAGCGCTGCGGCATGGGTCCTGAAGGCTTCCGAAAACACGCCATTGACGGTGTAGGCCCAGCCGTCGTCGTGCTGAACGATCCGGTAGATGACGTGGCTCATCGGGAACTCGCTGTTTTGCTGGCGCGGGCACGGTGACCCGGGGGGTGAACGACCGGCCTATTCTATGACAAAATGGGGCGCGATGTAGGGGTTGCTTCCGGCC
The sequence above is drawn from the Bradyrhizobium sediminis genome and encodes:
- a CDS encoding DUF2188 domain-containing protein, whose protein sequence is MSHVIYRIVQHDDGWAYTVNGVFSEAFRTHAAALAAAKRAAAEQRVPGRTEVIEYETPDGIWHTETAAGIDRPNTDVEDKA
- a CDS encoding MmcQ/YjbR family DNA-binding protein, with product MPSSRFRRVALSLPAAIEGSHQGRTDFRAGKRIFATLGYPDDKWGMVKLTPEQQSVLVEAEPEIFRPVPGAWGKQGYTNVRLAKADQTTLRSALTMAWRNVAPKTLLKLQPTAKS
- a CDS encoding (2Fe-2S)-binding protein, coding for MIVCSCNVISDHDVRNAVNAADDLPRSPKQVYDCLGCSAECGRCARTIKTIIDDALGACAKSCGAGCPHSVAAAEPHAHAEFALAAS
- the bfr gene encoding bacterioferritin, translating into MQGDAKVIEYLNKGLRSELTAINQYWLHYRLLANWGLLEMAKVWRKESIEEMEHADKFTDRILFLDGFPNMQVLDPLRIGQNVKEIIECDLAAEISARTLYQEAATYCHGVKDYVSRDLFESLMKDEEHHIDFLETQLDLINRIGLELYTQKHVGGLESGG
- a CDS encoding pyridoxamine 5'-phosphate oxidase family protein, with amino-acid sequence MTELAASDLKTIYPDPSPRVIAKARPEIDAHSEKFIAMSPFCVLATSGCDGSVDASPRGGNPGFVHVAGPNRLLMPDRSGNNRIDSLRNIVEGSGFVQLIFFVPGIDETLRVGGRGKVSMDPELMASMVEFGKPPRAVLSIDVHEAYFHCGKALMRSKLWSPDTRVERAVMPSISEVIHDQTRLGEPEPQDMVEARYKTQL